CTCACAGGCACGGGCTTGTTGTGGTTTTATGGATGTATCCGAGGGGCAAGGCTGTGAAGGACGAGCATGACCCGCATCTGATCGCCGGCGCATGCGGGGTTGCAGCCGCGCTGGGAAGCGATTTCGTGAAAGTGAACTACCCCAGAGCTGAGAATCCGGCTCTGGCATTCAGGGAGGCTGTGATGGCGGCCGGCAGAACAAAGGTGATATGCGCCGGCGGATCGAGCGAGGATCCCGATGCGTTTCTCAGAAGGCTCCACGACCAGATCCACATCTCAGGCGCATCCGGAAATGCGACGGGAAGGAACATACACCAGAAGAGCCTCAGGGAGGCGATCAGGATGTGCAACGCGATATATGCCATAACCGTCGAGAACAGATCTCTCGATGAGGCGCTGCGCATTCTGCGGTGAGTCCTGATCTTCTATGGGTGCACATGCAGACGGTGCTATCTTCGCAAATTTCAGAGATAAATCCAGTGTACAGCATTTACAGCTGTGAGATCCGCATTTCATCTTTCAGAGATGCTAACAGGATGAAAAGCGCCTTGCACCTCATCATTTTAGAGATAACATCGTCGCCGGATATCATAACAGAAGCCCAGCAGCAGCGGAGCTCTATCAGACATGACGATAAAATTTAAATCAAGTAATGATGATATTTCATGTGAAGGGGGTATAAAGACGAGACTTCTCATTCTCATGGCTGTGCTCATGGCGATCGGCTCAGCTGCTGGAGACCCGAGCTACGGCTCCAAGGTCCTGCCGTATGATGCTGATGAGTCGAGAGCGCTCAGCGCGTTTTCATCTGCGCCTGTGTTCGCCTACTCGGATGCGAACATACGTGGGGTCTTCGATATCTCAGATCCCGTTTACATAGATGTGGATCCCTCAGATGATGCGGTCAACGAGAACGATGTGAGACTGACGCCTTTCGGAACATATCCTGCTGGAAGCCAGGTCAGGCTCGGCGATCAGGATTACGGATACAAGCTCACGCCCTTCGGCATCGGTGGCATGCCTGGCGCACAGCTTGTCTACTTCGATGTGGATGGCGATGGAGCATACAGCATCGTGGACCCTGTTTACCTCGATGTGGGGCCGGAGTATGGCAGGATTGATGCCGGAGATGTGCGCATAACAGGCTACATGACGCTTCAGGCGGGAAGCAGGGTCAGGGATTCGGATCCTGACAACGACAAGCCCGCGCCTGTGCTGCCAGGGCTGCTGTGCTTCATGAACCTGAACGGGAACATAAACAGCGGTGGGTGGGCGATCTACGACCAGGGAGACCGCATATATGTCGATACGCAGTATCCGTTCTATACAGTGACCGTGAACGACATCAGGCTCTTCATATGAGCTTACGAGCTGCATATGAACATGCACTTTCAGCGCGGACCAGGATCGCGGGCATCTGGGGATGCGATTGCATGATCTCCCGGTAATAGCACTCCGAAAAGCTGGCCTGCGATCCCTGCTCTGCAATGGCAAATATTAATATTAGCAGATAGACCTGGTATCTATGCTCAGATGCCACAGGTCTCATGCTGCCCTTCTGGCTGTGCTCATTGTTTTCTGTACATCCGGAGGGATGGCTCAGAACGCAACCGCCGATCAGCCTGCCCTCGAGGGCATATGGAGGCTGTCGCTCGGCCAGAATGCCGTGACCATGGTCCTCCATCAGTTCGAGGGCCAGATCTTCGGATCTGCCAGCTCCTCTGAGGAATCATGGAACGGCGTTGTTATGGGGTCCGCCGACAACAGCAGCCTGGAGCTGACGATCACGTTCTTAAGGGAGAACGGTCTTTCTGAAATAAGGCTGATCGGCAGCTTTGCGAACGAGGAGATGCGCGGAACATTCTACAGATCTGACAGCATCGGAAACGCAGAGAATGGAGAGTTCGAGGCTATCCTGATAAATCCCGATACCTCTGCATACACGCCCGTCAAGGAGACGCTGCCGGAGATCAGCACCTCACAGCCCGCACTCACAACCACATCTGACAACACCTCAGGCACATCGCCCTCTGAGACTCAGGGCACCGGCGCCCAGAGCAGGTACACCGATGTGCACTCCCTGGCGCATCTCGTGCCTCCGGCGGCCGGTGTGATTCCGCCGGGCATCAACATGGGCGGAGCTGGCGGCATGGGGATGATGGGATAGATGCCATCTCCTATCAGGATTTACGATGTAACACACACGATTAACAGCAGGCTGCCTGTATACCCAGGAGATCCGGGTTTCTCCAGAGAGGTGCTGAAAAGCCTGGAGTGGGGAGATCCGTACACGCTCTCCGCTCTCCACCTCAGCGCACATGCAGGCACGCACCTCGACGCGCCCTCTCATTACATCAGTAGCGGCAGATCCGTTCACGAGATACCGATCGAGAGCCTGATCATGATTGTGGATCTCATCGATGCTGGAATGGTTGTGCGTCCTGATGCTCTATCGGGTTTGAACCCTCGCGCAGAGGGCGTCATCTTCAGAACAGGATCTCTCAGGGGATGCATCTCAGAGAGCGCTGCCAGGGCATGTGCCGATCTCAAATTGAAACTGATCGGAACAGATGCGCTGTCAGTGGACAGCTCGGAGGAAGATGTGGTGCACAGGATGCTGCTGTCGAATGACATACTGATCCTGGAGGGGCTGTATCTGGAGGGCGTTCCGGCCGGCATTTACACGCTTCTCTGCATGCCGCTCAAGATCGAGGGCGCGGAGGCATCTCCGGTGAGAGCCATCCTGGCCCCGTCTGAGTGATCAGGAACTTCTGGGAATACGTCTTCAGGTCGATGCAGATCATGAGGGAATGGTATGGATGCTGATCAACCAGCAGTATATGTATTCGATGAAAAGGGTCGTGTCAGATACCTGAGCAGGACCGCTGAAATGCTGTCGGGGAGAATCACGGGATGCAGATCCATCTACGAGGTCCTGGGGGTATCATGCAGCGACGCCCTGGCCTCTGCCGTTGCATCTGGTGCTCCCTCCCGGATCAGGGCGCGGCTGGGCTGCTCAGATTCTGAGATTCCCCTCTCTGTTATTCCCCTCAGGGATGCCGACGGCTCCAGGGGGCTGATGCTCATATCAGACCCCACAGGTTCTTTTGGAGATGATAGGGAGAAGCTGTGGTACAGGACAGCGCTCGACAGATGCAGTGATGCTGTATTTTTTGTGGAGGCTGAAAGCAGAA
This DNA window, taken from Methanothrix sp., encodes the following:
- a CDS encoding cyclase family protein codes for the protein MPSPIRIYDVTHTINSRLPVYPGDPGFSREVLKSLEWGDPYTLSALHLSAHAGTHLDAPSHYISSGRSVHEIPIESLIMIVDLIDAGMVVRPDALSGLNPRAEGVIFRTGSLRGCISESAARACADLKLKLIGTDALSVDSSEEDVVHRMLLSNDILILEGLYLEGVPAGIYTLLCMPLKIEGAEASPVRAILAPSE